From the Etheostoma spectabile isolate EspeVRDwgs_2016 unplaced genomic scaffold, UIUC_Espe_1.0 scaffold00018630, whole genome shotgun sequence genome, the window ATGCtatttatagtatagtattttaatTCCATTAAAAGAAGTATATTTTCATAACTGATGATTTAAAAGAGTTATTTTCCATGAAATGGCTTAAcaaaatgctgaaatgtttcgGTGCACAGATGATCAAAACAGTACAGCTTTTCTGACTGTATCAattcaaatattcaaataaacCTCCACTAGACAGGTAAAAGAGAACCCCGTCATTTATGACCATTGATTTATGCACAGCACATTCATGCAGTAAAACAAGCTTTTATTAGATGGAAATGATGAACTGTACTTCCTGTGGTGATTGGCCACGGTAAAGCAGGCAACAGGCACTCAGCCTTCTTTTTACCTGGAAGATTTTGCTTCCTCTTGTACCACGCACCGTCCAGAGGGGACTTCTCTTCTGCaatctcatcctcctcctccagcaaCACCTCCTCtgcagccagagagagagagagagagagagggagagagagagagagagagagagagagagagagagagagagagagagagagagagagagagaggagagaaagggactTTCTTTCAATTTGTCACGTTTttctaacacaacaaacacatacatgccAGCTCCCAAACTGTTTCAGCAGTGAGTCTAACCTGCTTTGCAGATCCACTCCAAGTACCCGGTGAGCTCTCTCTCAATCTGCTGCTGCCTCCGGAGCTTCAGGAACTCCTGCCTCTTCTCCACACGCTCTCTTTCTTTAGCAAATTCTCTGTCAAAACATATATACAGGTATTCTCTACACACTGGAAGATTACACGGACACTTTTATCATATTTGGCATTAttgacttgaaaaaaaaatgttttggtgtcATACATGTGCCAACAGAGTACCTGCACACGTACATTCACAGAAACAAACAGGATTACGTTTATTACAAATACAACTCATATGTGAGACACTGCATCATGGGAATGAAGGAAATGGTTTGAGGTTTTATCTGAAGGACTTTTAACTGTGGAGTTCTGATGACTGCAGGGCAGCTGAGAGAAGAACAAGGGCCTTTGGCAAAGCCGTTAGCAAAtacttataaaaaaaagtatacacaCTGAAATGTGTGGGTGCAGAGGAAAAGCAGTGGAGTGTGATGTACTGACGTGACAGATCAGACATGTTTCACATGTAGGACTTATGACAGCATactgtacagtggggctcaaaagtttgggcgcCTCAGggaaacatttgtattaatgtgcataaagaagccaagaaaagatggaaaaatctccaaaaggcctcaaatgacagattagacatttgtataatgtgccacaaaaagttagattttatttccatcatatacactttcaaaataacagaaaacaaaaaaatggcatatGCAAAAGTTTggccaccctgcagagtttatagcatgcaccgccccctttggaaagctgagacctgacagtgtcatggattgttctcaatcatcgtctgggaagaccaggtgatgtcactcttaaggttttaaaggcccagactcatctgaccttgtcccaacaatcagcaccatggcttcttctaagcagttgtctagaaaacagaaactgaaaatagaCTCTCACAAAGCAGTAGAAGGCTATAAGAAAATAGCAAGgcattttcagatgccaatatcctctgttgggaatgtaattaagaactggccgtcatcaggaacagtggaagttaaagcaagatctggaagaccaagaaaaatatcagacagaacagctcacaGGATTGTGATAAAAGCAAGTCAAGTCCCACAGAAAGACCTgacagacactggagttgtgctacaccattccactataaagagatactagtacagatatggtcttgaagagtcatcagaagaaaacctcttctacgtcctcaccacaaacatcagcgtttgaagtttgcaaatgaaataTAGACAaacctgatgcattgtgggaacaagttctgtggaccaatgaggttaaaatagaactttttggctggaatgagcaaaggtacgtttggagaagagagggcacagaatttaatgataagaacctctgtccaactggtaaacatgggggtggatcaatcatgctttggggttgtattgcagccagagGCACAGGGAAaatttcacaagtagaaggaaaaatggattcaataaaattttcatttttttgttttctgttatttttaaagtttaaatgatggaaatagaatctaactttttgtgacatattatacgaatgtctaatctgtcatttgatgccttttggagatttttccatcttttcttggcttctttatgcacagtaATACAAATTTTTGCCTGGGGTGCTCAAACCTTCGAGCGCCACTGTATGTTGTTTTATAGAAATAAAGCAATATATTGTGACATATGTTCTGGGAtgt encodes:
- the LOC116681465 gene encoding voltage-dependent N-type calcium channel subunit alpha-1B, encoding MLNLVLGVLSGEFAKERERVEKRQEFLKLRRQQQIERELTGYLEWICKAEEVLLEEEDEIAEEKSPLDGAWYKRKQNLPGKKKAECLLPALPWPITTGSTVHHFHLIKACFTA